One genomic window of Carassius gibelio isolate Cgi1373 ecotype wild population from Czech Republic chromosome A10, carGib1.2-hapl.c, whole genome shotgun sequence includes the following:
- the LOC128021441 gene encoding tyrosine-protein kinase transmembrane receptor ROR2 isoform X2 codes for MCLLRITAAVHLLLISVLLTAFTHAGADVNLSESGEIEALAEAQSGGLPTAEGYFLEFVEPPNNITIVQGQTATLHCKVTGHPWPSIRWLKNDAPVVQEQGRISIRKTEAGSKLRIQDLDTTDTGYYQCVASNSFKVISATGVLYVRLGTGGQLPAHGGEESHEKGFCQPYRGIACARFIGNRSIYVESLQMQGESENRITAAFTMIGTSTHLSDQCSEFAIPSFCYYVFPLCEEGTRGPWRRQLCRDECEALENDLCHAEYTIARSNPLILMQLELPACNLLPHPGSPDAASCIRIGLPPQYSPPNHSCYSGSGANYKGTVSVTKSGYQCQPWSAQYPHSHHLTPVEYPELRGGHNFCRNPGGQMESPWCFTLDPNVRVDVCDIQPCNPPEKVKKEILYILIPSIATPLIIACLFFLFCKCRNKQKESADSPTRRQLTASPSQDMELPLLNQHKHQVKLRELNLSAVRFMEELGEDRFGKVYKGHLYGTAAGEQTQVVAIKTVKDKDEGPLREEFRHEATLRSRLQHPNIVCLLGVITKEQPMSMIFSYSGHGDLHEFLVMRSPHSDVGSSDDDKTVRSTLEQADFLHIVTQIAAGMEYLSSHHVVHKDLAARNILVCDKLNVKILDLGLFREVYSADYYKLMGTSPLPIRWMSPEAILYGKLSTDSDIWAYGVVLWEIFSYGLQPYCGYSNQDVIEMVRNRQVLSCPDDCPAWVYTLMLECWNEFPARRPRFKDIHARLRSWESLSNYNSSAQTSGASNTTQTSSLSTSPVSNISNARYVSPKKSSPFPQPQFVSMKGQMRPMVPPQLYIPVNGYQPMPAYPYMQNFYSMQIPMQMPPQQLHPQMVAKAGSHHSGSGSTSTGYVTTAPSNGSGTEKAALMNDDLKTTDEDFADGASQSGLHNEELSVPETELLGDNDSPRTEDNGNNSEA; via the exons GTTATTTCCTGGAGTTTGTGGAGCCGCCAAACAATATAACTATAGTGCAGGGCCAGACGGCCACTTTACACTGCAAAGTGACGGGCCACCCATGGCCCAGCATCCGCTGGCTGAAGAACGACGCCCCGGTGGTGCAGGAGCAGGGCCGAATCTCCATCCGGAAGACAGAGGCTGGATCCAAGCTCCGCATTCAAGACCTGGACACCACCGACACGGGATACTACCAGTGTGTGGCCTCCAACTCCTTCAAAGTCATCTCAGCTACTGGAGTGCTCTACGTGCGACTGGGGACTGGAG GACAGTTGCCAGCCCACGGAGGAGAAGAGTC GCACGAGAAGGGCTTCTGCCAGCCGTACCGTGGCATCGCGTGCGCTCGCTTCATAGGGAACAGGAGCATCTACGTGGAGTCTCTGCAGATGCAGGGAGAAAGTGAAAACCGTATCACCG CGGCCTTCACGATGATCGGCACCTCGACCCATCTGTCAGACCAGTGTTCTGAGTTTGCCATCCCGTCCTTCTGCTACTACGTCTTCCCGTTGTGTGAGGAGGGCACCAGAGGTCCATGGCGGCGCCAGCTCTGCCGCGATGAGTGCGAGGCTCTGGAGAACGACTTGTGCCATGCAGAGTACACCATCGCACGCTCCAACCCTCTCATCCTCATGCAGCTGGAGCTGCCCGCATGCAACCTGCTTCCCCACCCCGGCTCGCCAGACGCTGCCAGCTGCATCCGCATCGGCCTGCCACCGCAGT ATTCACCCCCGAATCACAGCTGCTACAGCGGAAGTGGCGCCAACTACAAAGGCACGGTCAGTGTCACCAAATCCGGCTACCAGTGTCAGCCGTGGAGCGCACAGTATCCACACAGTCATCATCTGACGCCTGTCGAGTACCCGGAGCTCAGAGGAGGACACAATTTCTGCAGGAACCCCGGAGGGCAAATGGAGAGCCCCTGGTGTTTCACGTTAGACCCTAATGTGAGAGTGGACGTCTGTGACATTCAGCCCTGCA atcCTCCAGAGAAAGTGAAAAAGGAGATCCTGTACATCTTAATCCCCAGTATAGCCACCCCTCTCATCATTGCCTGCTTATTCTTCTTGTTCTGCAAGTGTCGCAACAAACAAAAGGAGTCTGCTGACAGTCCAACTCGCCGTCAACTCACGGCCTCGCCGAGTCAAGACATGGAGCTGCCTCTTCTGAACCAGCACAAGCATCAG GTGAAGCTACGAGAACTCAACCTGTCTGCTGTTCGGTTCATGGAAGAGCTTGGCGAGGACCGTTTCGGAAAGGTCTACAAAGGTCACCTCTACGGTACGGCTGCAGGTGAGCAGACCCAGGTGGTGGCTATAAAGACGGTCAAAGACAAGGACGAGGGTCCTCTACGGGAAGAGTTCCGGCACGAGGCCACGCTCCGGTCCCGTCTTCAGCACCCCAACATCGTCTGCCTTTTGGGTGTGATAACCAAAGAACAGCCCATGAGCATGATCTTCAGCTACTCGGGCCACGGTGACCTCCACGAGTTCCTGGTCATGCGATCCCCTCACTCGGACGTCGGCAGCTCCGATGACGACAAGACCGTCAGATCCACTTTGGAGCAGGCCGACTTCCTGCACATCGTCACACAGATAGCAGCCGGGATGGAGTATCTTTCCAGCCACCACGTGGTACACAAGGATCTGGCTGCTCGCAACATCCTAGTCTGCGATAAACTCAACGTGAAGATCCTGGACCTCGGGTTGTTCAGAGAGGTGTACTCCGCCGACTACTACAAGCTGATGGGAACGAGTCCCTTACCAATCCGTTGGATGTCCCCTGAAGCCATACTGTACGGGAAGCTTTCCACCGACTCCGACATCTGGGCCTACGGCGTGGTGCTCTGGGAGATATTCAGCTATGGCCTCCAGCCGTACTGTGGCTATTCTAACCAGGATGTGATCGAGATGGTGCGCAACAGACAAGTGCTTTCCTGCCCAGATGACTGTCCGGCCTGGGTTTACACGCTGATGCTAGAGTGCTGGAATGAGTTCCCCGCACGAAGGCCACGATTCAAAGACATTCACGCACGCTTGCGCTCCTGGGAGAGCTTATCCAACTACAACAGCTCGGCGCAGACCTCGGGAGCGAGCAACACCACTCAAACCAGCTCGCTCAGCACCAGCCCCGTCAGCAACATCAGCAATGCTCGCTACGTCAGTCCCAAAAAGTCTTCCCCGTTTCCCCAGCCTCAGTTTGTGTCCATGAAGGGCCAGATGCGCCCAATGGTGCCGCCCCAGCTCTACATCCCAGTCAACGGCTACCAGCCAATGCCTGCTTATCCGTACATGCAGAACTTCTACTCCATGCAGATCCCCATGCAGATGCCTCCGCAGCAGCTGCACCCACAGATGGTGGCCAAGGCTGGATCGCACCACAGCGGCAGCGGCTCCACCAGCACCGGCTACGTGACCACAGCGCCCTCCAACGGATCCGGCACGGAGAAGGCGGCCCTTATGAATGACGACCTGAAGACGACAGACGAGGATTTCGCTGACGGAGCGTCTCAAAGTGGCCTGCACAACGAAGAGCTTTCTGTTCCAGAGACAGAGCTCCTGGGGGACAATGACAGCCCGCGGACAGAGGACAATGGAAACAACTCGGAAGCATAG
- the LOC128021441 gene encoding tyrosine-protein kinase transmembrane receptor ROR2 isoform X1 — protein sequence MCLLRITAAVHLLLISVLLTAFTHAGADVNLSESGEIEALAEAQSGGLPTAEGYFLEFVEPPNNITIVQGQTATLHCKVTGHPWPSIRWLKNDAPVVQEQGRISIRKTEAGSKLRIQDLDTTDTGYYQCVASNSFKVISATGVLYVRLGTGGQLPAHGGEESRHEKGFCQPYRGIACARFIGNRSIYVESLQMQGESENRITAAFTMIGTSTHLSDQCSEFAIPSFCYYVFPLCEEGTRGPWRRQLCRDECEALENDLCHAEYTIARSNPLILMQLELPACNLLPHPGSPDAASCIRIGLPPQYSPPNHSCYSGSGANYKGTVSVTKSGYQCQPWSAQYPHSHHLTPVEYPELRGGHNFCRNPGGQMESPWCFTLDPNVRVDVCDIQPCNPPEKVKKEILYILIPSIATPLIIACLFFLFCKCRNKQKESADSPTRRQLTASPSQDMELPLLNQHKHQVKLRELNLSAVRFMEELGEDRFGKVYKGHLYGTAAGEQTQVVAIKTVKDKDEGPLREEFRHEATLRSRLQHPNIVCLLGVITKEQPMSMIFSYSGHGDLHEFLVMRSPHSDVGSSDDDKTVRSTLEQADFLHIVTQIAAGMEYLSSHHVVHKDLAARNILVCDKLNVKILDLGLFREVYSADYYKLMGTSPLPIRWMSPEAILYGKLSTDSDIWAYGVVLWEIFSYGLQPYCGYSNQDVIEMVRNRQVLSCPDDCPAWVYTLMLECWNEFPARRPRFKDIHARLRSWESLSNYNSSAQTSGASNTTQTSSLSTSPVSNISNARYVSPKKSSPFPQPQFVSMKGQMRPMVPPQLYIPVNGYQPMPAYPYMQNFYSMQIPMQMPPQQLHPQMVAKAGSHHSGSGSTSTGYVTTAPSNGSGTEKAALMNDDLKTTDEDFADGASQSGLHNEELSVPETELLGDNDSPRTEDNGNNSEA from the exons GTTATTTCCTGGAGTTTGTGGAGCCGCCAAACAATATAACTATAGTGCAGGGCCAGACGGCCACTTTACACTGCAAAGTGACGGGCCACCCATGGCCCAGCATCCGCTGGCTGAAGAACGACGCCCCGGTGGTGCAGGAGCAGGGCCGAATCTCCATCCGGAAGACAGAGGCTGGATCCAAGCTCCGCATTCAAGACCTGGACACCACCGACACGGGATACTACCAGTGTGTGGCCTCCAACTCCTTCAAAGTCATCTCAGCTACTGGAGTGCTCTACGTGCGACTGGGGACTGGAG GACAGTTGCCAGCCCACGGAGGAGAAGAGTC CAGGCACGAGAAGGGCTTCTGCCAGCCGTACCGTGGCATCGCGTGCGCTCGCTTCATAGGGAACAGGAGCATCTACGTGGAGTCTCTGCAGATGCAGGGAGAAAGTGAAAACCGTATCACCG CGGCCTTCACGATGATCGGCACCTCGACCCATCTGTCAGACCAGTGTTCTGAGTTTGCCATCCCGTCCTTCTGCTACTACGTCTTCCCGTTGTGTGAGGAGGGCACCAGAGGTCCATGGCGGCGCCAGCTCTGCCGCGATGAGTGCGAGGCTCTGGAGAACGACTTGTGCCATGCAGAGTACACCATCGCACGCTCCAACCCTCTCATCCTCATGCAGCTGGAGCTGCCCGCATGCAACCTGCTTCCCCACCCCGGCTCGCCAGACGCTGCCAGCTGCATCCGCATCGGCCTGCCACCGCAGT ATTCACCCCCGAATCACAGCTGCTACAGCGGAAGTGGCGCCAACTACAAAGGCACGGTCAGTGTCACCAAATCCGGCTACCAGTGTCAGCCGTGGAGCGCACAGTATCCACACAGTCATCATCTGACGCCTGTCGAGTACCCGGAGCTCAGAGGAGGACACAATTTCTGCAGGAACCCCGGAGGGCAAATGGAGAGCCCCTGGTGTTTCACGTTAGACCCTAATGTGAGAGTGGACGTCTGTGACATTCAGCCCTGCA atcCTCCAGAGAAAGTGAAAAAGGAGATCCTGTACATCTTAATCCCCAGTATAGCCACCCCTCTCATCATTGCCTGCTTATTCTTCTTGTTCTGCAAGTGTCGCAACAAACAAAAGGAGTCTGCTGACAGTCCAACTCGCCGTCAACTCACGGCCTCGCCGAGTCAAGACATGGAGCTGCCTCTTCTGAACCAGCACAAGCATCAG GTGAAGCTACGAGAACTCAACCTGTCTGCTGTTCGGTTCATGGAAGAGCTTGGCGAGGACCGTTTCGGAAAGGTCTACAAAGGTCACCTCTACGGTACGGCTGCAGGTGAGCAGACCCAGGTGGTGGCTATAAAGACGGTCAAAGACAAGGACGAGGGTCCTCTACGGGAAGAGTTCCGGCACGAGGCCACGCTCCGGTCCCGTCTTCAGCACCCCAACATCGTCTGCCTTTTGGGTGTGATAACCAAAGAACAGCCCATGAGCATGATCTTCAGCTACTCGGGCCACGGTGACCTCCACGAGTTCCTGGTCATGCGATCCCCTCACTCGGACGTCGGCAGCTCCGATGACGACAAGACCGTCAGATCCACTTTGGAGCAGGCCGACTTCCTGCACATCGTCACACAGATAGCAGCCGGGATGGAGTATCTTTCCAGCCACCACGTGGTACACAAGGATCTGGCTGCTCGCAACATCCTAGTCTGCGATAAACTCAACGTGAAGATCCTGGACCTCGGGTTGTTCAGAGAGGTGTACTCCGCCGACTACTACAAGCTGATGGGAACGAGTCCCTTACCAATCCGTTGGATGTCCCCTGAAGCCATACTGTACGGGAAGCTTTCCACCGACTCCGACATCTGGGCCTACGGCGTGGTGCTCTGGGAGATATTCAGCTATGGCCTCCAGCCGTACTGTGGCTATTCTAACCAGGATGTGATCGAGATGGTGCGCAACAGACAAGTGCTTTCCTGCCCAGATGACTGTCCGGCCTGGGTTTACACGCTGATGCTAGAGTGCTGGAATGAGTTCCCCGCACGAAGGCCACGATTCAAAGACATTCACGCACGCTTGCGCTCCTGGGAGAGCTTATCCAACTACAACAGCTCGGCGCAGACCTCGGGAGCGAGCAACACCACTCAAACCAGCTCGCTCAGCACCAGCCCCGTCAGCAACATCAGCAATGCTCGCTACGTCAGTCCCAAAAAGTCTTCCCCGTTTCCCCAGCCTCAGTTTGTGTCCATGAAGGGCCAGATGCGCCCAATGGTGCCGCCCCAGCTCTACATCCCAGTCAACGGCTACCAGCCAATGCCTGCTTATCCGTACATGCAGAACTTCTACTCCATGCAGATCCCCATGCAGATGCCTCCGCAGCAGCTGCACCCACAGATGGTGGCCAAGGCTGGATCGCACCACAGCGGCAGCGGCTCCACCAGCACCGGCTACGTGACCACAGCGCCCTCCAACGGATCCGGCACGGAGAAGGCGGCCCTTATGAATGACGACCTGAAGACGACAGACGAGGATTTCGCTGACGGAGCGTCTCAAAGTGGCCTGCACAACGAAGAGCTTTCTGTTCCAGAGACAGAGCTCCTGGGGGACAATGACAGCCCGCGGACAGAGGACAATGGAAACAACTCGGAAGCATAG